The window GAGATCAAGAAGGCGTACCGGAAACTCGCCCGCGAGTACCACCCGGACGCCAACAAGGGGAACGCGAAGGCCGAGGACCGCTTCAAGGAGATCTCCGAGGCGAACGACATCCTCGGGGACCCCAAGAAGCGCAAGGAGTACGACGAGGCCCGCGCCCTCTTCGGCAACGGCGGGTTCAGGCCGGGGCCCGGCGCCGGAGGCGGCAACTTCAACTTCGACCTGGGCGACCTCTTCGGAGGCGGCCCGGGTCAGGGCGGAGCGGGCGGCCAGGGCGGCGCCGGCGGCTTCGGCGGCGGTATCGGTGACGTGTTCGGCGGGCTGTTCAACCGCGGTGGCGCCACCACCGGCACGCGTACGCAGCCGCGGCGCGGCCAGGACATCGACACCGAGGTCACGCTCAGCTTCACGGAGGCCGTGGACGGGGCGACCGTTCCTCTCCGCATGACCTCGCAGTCCCCCTGCAAGGCCTGTTCGGGCACCGGCGACAAGAACGGCACACCGCGCGTGTGCCCGACCTGTGTCGGCACCGGCCAGGTCGCGCGGGGCTCGGGCGGCGGCTTCTCGCTGACCGACCCGTGCCCCGACTGCAAGGGCCGCGGCCTGATCGCGGAGCACGCGTGCCTGGTCTGCAACGGCTCGGGGCGCGCCAAGTCGTCCCGCACCATGCAGGTCCGTATCCCTGCCGGGGTGTCGGACAACCAGCGCATCCGGCTCCGCGGCAAGGGCGCACCGGGCGAGCGGGGCGGACCGGCGGGCGATCTGTACGTCACCGTGCATGTGGACGCGCACCCGGTCTTCGGCCGCAAGGGCGACAACCTCACCGTCACCGTCCCCGTCACCTTCACGGAGGCGGCGCTCGGCGGCGAGGTCCGCGTGCCCACGCTCGGGGGACCCCCGGTCACCCTGAAGCTGCCCCCGGGCACACCCAACGGCCGTACGATGCGCGCCCGTGGCAAGGGCGCGGTCCGCAAGGACGGCACCCGCGGGGACCTGTTGGTCACCGTCGAGGTGAGTGTCCCCACGGACGTGACGGGGAAGGCTCGTGACGCGCTCGAGGCGTATCGCGAGGCCACCGCGGACGAGGACCCGCGGGCGGAGCTGTTCCAGGCCGCGAAGGGAGCATGAGGACACCATGGACGCAACCGGACGCCGTCGACAGAGTTCTTATTCCGCATATGAGCTGACGGAAGAAACACCGGTGTACGTCATCTCGGTGGCCGCCCAGCTCTCCGGCCTGCACCCGCAGACCCTCCGCCAGTACGACCGCCTCGGCCTGGTCTCCCCGGACCGCACGGCCGGGCGCGGCCGCCGCTACTCGGCCCGTGACATCGAACTGCTGCGCACCGTCCAGCAGTTGTCGCAGGACGAGGGCATCAACCTCGCCGGCATCAAGCGCATCATCGAGCTGGAGAACCAGGTCGCCGCGCTCCAGTCCCGCGTCGCGGAGATGGAAGCGGCCCTGGACGGCGCGGCGGCCGCGATGCAGCAGCGCGAGGCCGCCGTCCACGCCTCGTACCGCCGCGACCTGGTCCCGTACCAGGAGGTCCAGCAGACGAGCGCGCTGGTGGTGTGGCGCCCGAAGCGACAGCAGTCGGACTGACACGCGCGTGTAGTCCGACACTTGCAGGCACACAGGAGGGGCCCGGAGATTCGACCGAATCTCCGGGCCCCTCCCACGTGTTGCGATCATGTACGGGACTACTGGACTACTGGACTACCGGACTACTGATCCACGGATCCGTTGGATTCACGGGGGGAATGGAGCGTTTCCATGGCGATGGTGGGGCTGTTCTGGATCGCCGAGGGCGATGTGTATGTGGGAGCGAAGCCGTCCGGGCGTGCCCCGGGAGTGCGGCTGACGCCGGAGGGGGTCGTGTCGCTCGGCGACGGCAGCTCGGACCTGTGGCCGTGGGACAAGGTGCGTGGACTGACCGTCGAGGATGTCCCGTTGAAATCCGTCAGGCGTCAGATCAGCGTGATGGTGGACATGGTGCTGACCGTGACCAGCTTCGGCGAGACCGATGCGCCGCCGATGATGAGCTTCGTCGTCGACACGGCCGACGGGACCACCGATCTGACCGTGTACGCGGCGGCGTCCAGCTACTCCCAGGAGGAGTACGACCTCTCGCTGTCCCTCCTGGCACACCTGACGGCGGGCGAGGCCACCCTGCGGGCGACGCTGGCCGCCATGGCGCAGTGGGGCCGGGCCCACGAGGGCGGGTCGCCCCGGGCGGCGGAGCGGGAGGGGTTGCTGCGGGAGTGGGTCGGGGTCGGCAGCCTCTCGTGAGCGGCCGGGCACCGGGGGCGGCGGGGCCTCAGGCGCGCCCGGCTCACGGACGTGCCGCGACGAAGACGAACTCCCGGCCGGGCCGGTCGGGAGCGTCGCGCACATCCCGCACGACGTACCCCTGCGCGGCCAGGTCCGCCTCGATCTCGTCCCGCTCGCGGAAACAGAGGGTCGATTCCGAGGTGAGCACCTGTCCGTCCGCGGCGAACACATAGGTGTGGCGGAACGTCACCAGCGGCCCGTCGACCTCGACCAGATCGTCCCAGCCCTCGACCGCGCCGACGCCCGGGATCTCCGTAACCCCGTACGAGGCCTCGCGGGTCCACTCCTCCCAGGCGCGCCGGGCCGGATCCCGGGTCTCGAAGACGAAATGCCCGCCGGGCCGCAGGGCTTCGTGGACGCCCCGCAGGGACTCCCGCCACATATCCGGACCGGCCAGCTGCTGGGCGGCGTTCCCCGTCATGGTCGCGAGGTCGGCCTGGAGCGGCGGGAGGGTGGTGGCGTCACCGTGGATCCAGCGCACCCTTTCGCTGCCGGGCCTGCCCCGGGCCACGTCGAGGGAGGCCCGCGCGGGATCGACGCCGACCACCTGGATCCCGCGATCGGCGAGCAGGAGCGCGAACACCCCTGTCCCGCAGCCGATGTCCAGCACCTGACGCGCCCCGAACTCCTCCGCGATGCCGACGTACGCGTCGAGGTCGCTCCGATCGGGATCGAGCACGTCGTAGATCGCCGCGAGCCGAGGATGCCCGAAGGCCTCGCCCGCCATCAGGAGTTGGGACCCGCGAGGCCCTGCGGGCCGCCGCTGAACGTCGACTTCTGTCGGCTGAGCTCAGACATCCGCGTCTCCCCGGAGGGTGTGGAGGGTGTGCTGGACGAGGGCCGGAGAGTCCTTCGCGGAGTGTGCCTCCGGGGGCCAACGATACGTCGATCGGGGCAGGGTGTAATCAGTGCGCCGCCGGAACAGCGGCCCCCTCTCGCGGCCTCAACCGGATGCCTCAACGCCCTTTCGCCTGCCCGCCACGCGGCGTTCCCGCAGGCTCACGGCCCACGATGCCAGTGCGAGGCAGACGGGCAGGTACACCCACAAGTAGGAGGCACCGGAACCCGCGAGGAGAAACCATGACGACACCGCAGCCGTGAGCAGTGCGGTGGGCAGCCACTGACGCCAGGGCGGCAAGTGGCTCATTCGAAGGACTGACCAGGCCATCCAGGCGAACACGCACAGGACGGGGATGCCGAAGATCATCCAAGGCTCCGGAACGTAGAGGCGGACGTCGGGCCCGAGCGAGCCCGCCGAACGTACCGCCTGCTCCCGGGACCGGTCCCGAAGGTCCTGGGCAGCAGAGCGCGGTCGCCGTTGCCGGGGAGGGGCCGGCCCGGTCGCGGGCAGGAGCCGGGGAGTTGAATCCGCCGGCCCCTACCCGGCAACCGTCCTTTCCGGTGAGCGGAACGGCGGGGCTATCGGCCCAGGGTCTGCCAGACCGTGAGGGCCAGTGCGAGGCATGACGTGGCCGCCGCCAGGGACGGCAGGGGCCAGCGGGTGCGTTCCAGGGCCTCGATACGGGTCTCGTGCTCGTCCAGGGTCTTGTCGGTCTGGTCGGCGCGCTGGAGAAGGAGCGCGAGGTCGCCCCGGGTGGTGGCGAAACCGACGTCGACCGAGCGACGCAGCCGCTCCAGCTCCAGAACGACCTCCTCCGCCTCAGTGATCGTCATCGGGCGGCACCTCTTCCCGGCGTTCCTCGAACAGGGTCCGGAATGCCGTACGCAGGGCTCTGCGCACGGCATTGGCATCGACATCGGCGTAGGTCATGATGGCGCTCCTCCTCGTGCCTCTTGTCCTTCGGGTGTGGGAACTGCACGGTCCTGACAGTGGGGGTTCAGATGTACGGCCCTGCGATACCGGTCGCCATGGTGGATCGAACGGAATCAACTTCCTTGTGATGCGGTTCACGGCAGAAGACGGCAGGAGCCTGCAAGCGAAGGTGGGGCCCTTCAGGAGCCCTCCTGCCCTCGTCGGAGGTGTCACCGACGTGGTCCATGACCCGAAGGACCTGTCCAACGTCGGGACACCCGGCCAGATGACGAGCGGAAGGGTGGCCCTGCCGACGGCCATCGCCTCCGGTCTGATGCTCGCTCTCTCGCTCCTCTTCCTGTTCTTCGGCGCGTGATGAGCAAGTCCGGGCAACACGAAGCGGCAGGCCCGCCGCCCGTCCTCCGGGCGCAGCTCTGCCGCTGCATCCACTGTGACACCGGTCGGGGAATCATGCAACTGGCCTATGCCGGGCGGCTATTCGACGGGATCAGTGGTCGTGGTGCCGGGCGAGGTGTGTCGTCCGTTCGGCGGCGAAGACGTCCTCCAGGCGGAAGAGGCGCCGTCGGCCCTGTGTGCCCGCGGGCCGCAGATGGCCGCGCTGTACCCACTTGCGGATGGTCGCGGTCGTGACGCCCGCCTCGTCGGCGGCCAACTCGGCGGTGATCAAAGGAGTGTTGACAGCCTTGCTGACGTTCGTGGCTCCGGTCATCAGTGCTCGGCCTCCAGTAACCGCCCGCACGCGGGGTTGACGCATCTGATCTCGGCCCGCTCCGGTAACGCCCGCAGTGAGACGCAGTCGCAGGCGGGGCAGCGGCCCGGCAGCCGTACGAGTTGCTCCGGGTCGCCGAGCGCGCGGGCGCAGCGTGCGGCCATCCGCCGGGTCTCTTCCTCGACGTGCGGGGCGAGCAGCGGGTCGGCGGCGATGCGGTCCAGCAGTCCGGAGATACGGCGCAGCCGTACCGGTACGGAGGCAGGGGGCACCGGCCGCAGGCCGAGTCGTTCACGTACGGCCTCCTCCAGTTCGACGACTCCGTCGGTGATGTCCCGTACGGCGTCGGAGACGTACAGGCGGACCGGAGCGGTCGTGCCGCCGACGGGTCCGTCGCCCCGGCGCTCACGCGGTCCTCCGTGGGCCGCGGGGGCCAACTCCTCGACGAGGTCCGGGAAGCGGCGGACGAGCGAGGCGATCCAGACGGCTCCACCGTGGTCCTCGCTCATCGGCCGACCTCGCACGGCTCGTGGACCGTGATCGCGGTGGCGGCGGCTCCGGGCGGCTGGTCGGGCACGTGCAACCCCTCCCTATCTATGGGAACATATGTTCGATGGTTGCGAACGAGCGGACAGAGTTGCATGTTGCGAGCGCGTACGCAAGTGATTACGTTCCGTGGAGGTCGATGTGACGGCGAGTCCTCAAACCCTCCTGAGCTGCGGGAAGTTGCCGAATCTCCACAGTTACGCGCGGGCGCGCACACACATTGGTGCGTGTGCGATCGGTACTCTGCCCCGGCGACGAGGGGAGATCGGACTCATGGCTTCGAGCTCACGGGTCGGTGCCCGCGCCGACCACAACCTCCGGGCCGCGGGGCTCGACGACTTCGCCGGCTGGATCGAGGGGCTGCTGCGCGCCCGGGGCTACGACATCGACAGCCCCCGCGGCGGCGGCCGTTCGAAGCTCGCCGACGACGCGGGGGTGCACCGGGCCGCCGTAAGCCGGCTGCTCCAGCGGCAGTCCATGCCCGACCTGGAGACGATGCGGCGTATCGCGGCCGTACTCGGCGTGCCACTGCGGGAGATGCTCATCCGCTCCGGCCGGCTCACCGAGGACGATCTGCCGGTGTCGGACAACGGGCACCCCGCGAGCGGCGAGGACCGTCCGTGGCTGAGCGCCGAGGAAGCCGCCCTCCGCATGGGCGTCCCGCCCGAACTGCGGGAGCTGTTCGCCAAGGTGGCCCAGCAGTTCCTGCCGAAGAGTGGCTGACGGGCAAGGGGCGGCCGGGGGCCGGAGGCTCGGGCTGTCGGCCGTCGGCCATTTGCCATTGGCCTGCGGGGGCTTGAGGGAGCGCGGCATGGGAAATCCAGGAGGCGGCGGCCCGGGCGACGAGGCGGAACGCGTCTCCCGCCTGGTGGGCGAACTGCTCATCGGGCTCGGCGAGAAGATCCGGGCGGCGGGACCGGAATCCGTCCGCGTCCTCACCGAGGAAGAACTCCAACGGCATCAGCTGAACTGGTTCCGCGCGGGCTGGGACGAGCATGCGCGGGCGACGGGCCGGGAGGGGCAGGAGCATGGGGAGGGGCGGGCTGGGCCCGGTTCCGACGTCTCCGGGCATCCCGATACCGAGGACTTCCCCGTCCTGCCCTCCGTCCGCCTCC is drawn from Streptomyces liliifuscus and contains these coding sequences:
- the dnaJ gene encoding molecular chaperone DnaJ; this encodes MSTKDFIEKDYYKVLGVPKDATEAEIKKAYRKLAREYHPDANKGNAKAEDRFKEISEANDILGDPKKRKEYDEARALFGNGGFRPGPGAGGGNFNFDLGDLFGGGPGQGGAGGQGGAGGFGGGIGDVFGGLFNRGGATTGTRTQPRRGQDIDTEVTLSFTEAVDGATVPLRMTSQSPCKACSGTGDKNGTPRVCPTCVGTGQVARGSGGGFSLTDPCPDCKGRGLIAEHACLVCNGSGRAKSSRTMQVRIPAGVSDNQRIRLRGKGAPGERGGPAGDLYVTVHVDAHPVFGRKGDNLTVTVPVTFTEAALGGEVRVPTLGGPPVTLKLPPGTPNGRTMRARGKGAVRKDGTRGDLLVTVEVSVPTDVTGKARDALEAYREATADEDPRAELFQAAKGA
- a CDS encoding heat shock protein transcriptional repressor HspR gives rise to the protein MDATGRRRQSSYSAYELTEETPVYVISVAAQLSGLHPQTLRQYDRLGLVSPDRTAGRGRRYSARDIELLRTVQQLSQDEGINLAGIKRIIELENQVAALQSRVAEMEAALDGAAAAMQQREAAVHASYRRDLVPYQEVQQTSALVVWRPKRQQSD
- a CDS encoding class I SAM-dependent methyltransferase yields the protein MAGEAFGHPRLAAIYDVLDPDRSDLDAYVGIAEEFGARQVLDIGCGTGVFALLLADRGIQVVGVDPARASLDVARGRPGSERVRWIHGDATTLPPLQADLATMTGNAAQQLAGPDMWRESLRGVHEALRPGGHFVFETRDPARRAWEEWTREASYGVTEIPGVGAVEGWDDLVEVDGPLVTFRHTYVFAADGQVLTSESTLCFRERDEIEADLAAQGYVVRDVRDAPDRPGREFVFVAARP
- a CDS encoding helix-turn-helix domain-containing protein, whose product is MTGATNVSKAVNTPLITAELAADEAGVTTATIRKWVQRGHLRPAGTQGRRRLFRLEDVFAAERTTHLARHHDH
- a CDS encoding helix-turn-helix domain-containing protein produces the protein MASSSRVGARADHNLRAAGLDDFAGWIEGLLRARGYDIDSPRGGGRSKLADDAGVHRAAVSRLLQRQSMPDLETMRRIAAVLGVPLREMLIRSGRLTEDDLPVSDNGHPASGEDRPWLSAEEAALRMGVPPELRELFAKVAQQFLPKSG